In Cicer arietinum cultivar CDC Frontier isolate Library 1 chromosome 7, Cicar.CDCFrontier_v2.0, whole genome shotgun sequence, a single window of DNA contains:
- the LOC101499732 gene encoding U-box domain-containing protein 34 produces MSTPRSVAVAVSGGSGAAKGSRRAVQWAFENVVPQADRFVLVHVIPKITSIPTPAGEYISISEADANAFAAYVQDVKQQSEQIFDSFKILCESNTIETFLLEDDNPASALLSFISESGVQMLVLGSDDSNFITRKLKGPGIPTTILRCAPHNCDVYVVARDRIVSKLADSTSLHSHEASSRYSVSTEANKPDNGVRIGEQMPRINESSAGPKILKNFKFLSISDHSYIGLQTSSRRNSFENSTRSEEENPENYGDYVDSISFHSFDSIASAQHEPLVMQEIERLQLELQSTIAMYKQVCGELVHAQSKALLLSSESLEEAKIINASLKREETLRKIAAEEKAKYFKVVKELEEAKSTFAKESYERQMAELNVLKESIEKQRIIDTLLSNDSRYRKYTMDEIKTATNNLSQDLVIGEGGYGKVYKCNLDHTPVAVKVLHQDTINKKAEFLKEVEILSQLHHPNMVLLLGACPENGCLVYEYLENGSLEDYLLKKNGKPPLPWFSRFRIVFEMACGLSFLHNSKPEPIVHRDIKPGNILLDRNCVSKISDVGLAKLILDAVPDNITEYRESVLAGTLHYMDPEYQRTGTVRPKSDVYAFGVIILQLITARHARGLIMTIEDAITKGSFLDILDKSAGDWPLNETIELAEIGLKCTALRCRDRPELDTEVLPLLKRLSDVANASAKIGRNSVCTPSQYYCPILQEIMDEPYIAADGFTYEYRAIKAWLSKHNVSPVTKHKLLHSELIPNHTLRSAIQEWKSGVTLFD; encoded by the exons ATGTCCACACCGAGATCGGTTGCAGTTGCCGTAAGCGGCGGCTCCGGCGCAGCCAAGGGTAGCCGACGAGCCGTACAGTGGGCGTTTGAGAATGTCGTGCCTCAAGCAGACCGATTCGTCTTAGTTCACGTCATCCCTAAAATCACTTCAATTCCAACCCCAG CTGGAGAGTATATTTCAATTTCGGAAGCAGACGCCAATGCCTTTGCAGCTTATGTGCAGGATGTGAAACAGCAATCTGAACAAATCTTCGATTCATTCAAAATACTATGTGAATCAAACACG ATAGAAACATTTCTGCTAGAAGATGACAATCCTGCAAGTGCACTTCTTAGCTTTATCTCTGAGTCTGGGGTTCAAATGTTAGTGCTGGGTTCTGACGACTCAAATTTTATTACAAG GAAGCTAAAAGGACCTGGCATACCGACTACCATTCTAAGATGTGCTCCTCACAACTGCGATGTATATGTTGTAGCTAGAGATAGAATTGTATCAAAATTAGCTGATTCTACATCTCTGCATTCTCATG AGGCAAGCTCAAGGTACTCTGTGTCTACTGAAGCAAATAAACCAGACAATGGTGTTCGTATTGGTGAACAAATGCCTCGAATCAATGAATCCTCAGCAGGACCTAAGattctaaaaaatttcaaatttttatcaatatcaGACCATAGTTACATTGGTCTGCAAACCTCTAGTCGTAGGAATTCTTTTGAAAATTCTACTAGAAGTGAAGAAGAAAATCCAGAAAACTATGGAGACTATGTTGATTCTATCAGTTTTCACTCATTTGATTCGATTGCTTCTGCACAACATGAACCG TTAGTCATGCAAGAAATAGAACGGTTGCAGCTGGAGTTGCAGAGTACTATTGCCATGTACAAACAGGTTTGTGGAGAACTGGTTCATGCTCAAAGCAAG GCCCTTTTACTTTCTTCGGAATCTCTTGAAGAAGCTAAAATAATAAATGCTTCCTTGAAAAGAGAGGAGACTTTGAGAAAGATTGCTGCTGAAGAGAAAGCAAAGTATTTTAAAGTCGTGAAGGAACTTGAGGAGGCGAAAAGTACGTTTGCCAAAGAGTCATATGAAAGACAAATGGCCGAACTTAACGTCCTTAAAGAATCCATAGAAAAACAGAGAATTATCGATACATTGCTTTCAAATGACAGCAGATACAGAAAATATACCATGGATGAAATCAAGACTGCGACAAACAACTTGTCTCAGGACTTGGTAATTGGTGAAGGAGGATATGGGAAAGTTTACAAGTGCAATCTTGACCATACACCAGTAGCTGTAAAGGTTTTGCATCAGGACACAATCAACAAGAAAGCAGAGTTTCTGAAAGAG GTTGAGATTCTTAGTCAACTACACCAtccaaatatggttttgttactTGGAGCCTGTCCTGAGAACGGTTGCCTAGTTTATGAATATCTGGAAAATGGAAGCCTAGAAGACTatcttcttaaaaaaaatggaaaaccaCCACTTCCTTGGTTTTCTCGATTCCGTATAGTTTTTGAAATGGCTTGTGGTCTCTCATTCTTGCATAATTCAAAGCCAGAGCCTATTGTTCATCGTGATATAAAACCCGGCAATATCTTGTTAGACAGAAATTGTGTTAGCAAAATTTCAGATGTTGGACTGGCTAAACTCATTTTAGACGCTGTACCTGACAATATCACCGAGTACAGAGAATCAGTGCTTGCCGGTACTCTTCATTACATGGACCCAGAGTATCAAAGAACTGGCACCGTCAGACCAAAATCAGATGTATATGCTTTTGGAGTAATAATTCTACAGTTGATAACTGCTCGACATGCACGTGGACTCATAATGACTATTGAAGATGCAATTACAAAGGGATCGTTCCTTGATATTTTAGATAAATCAGCTGGAGATTGGCCACTGAATGAGACAATTGAATTGGCTGAAATTGGTCTTAAATGCACTGCCCTTAGATGCAGAGATAGACCAGAACTTGATACTGAAGTTCTTCCACTGCTCAAAAGACTTTCTGATGTTGCAAATGCTAGTGCCAAGATAGGAAGAAATAGTGTATGCACCCCAAGCCAGTATTATTGTCCAATCCTTCAG GAAATCATGGATGAGCCATATATTGCGGCGGATGGTTTCACTTATGAGTACAGAGCAATCAAAGCATGGCTCAGCAAACACAATGTGTCACCAGTGACAAAGCATAAACTCCTGCATTCTGAGCTGATTCCAAACCATACTTTACGTTCTGCTATTCAGGAGTGGAAATCAGGAGTGACGTTATTTGATTAG
- the LOC101499424 gene encoding peroxidase N codes for MKMSSFRWNCCYFLLINIFLLNLTVRSQLTTDFYNSSCPNLFKIVRKEVVKALINEMRMGASLLRLHFHDCFVNGCDGSVLLDGGEDSEKSALPNVNSLRGFDVIDTIKSSVENACNGTVSCADILTIAARDSVSLSGGPSWKVLLGRRDGTISNGSLANLVIPSPFDPMDTIVSKFTNAGLNLTDVVSLSGAHTIGRARCALFSNRLFNFSGTGSPDSTLDTTMLTDLQNLCPQNGDGNATAVLDRNSTDLFDNHYFKNLLNGKGLLSSDQILFSSDEANSTTKPLVQSYINNGSLFFGDFVKSMIRMGNINPKVGSDGEIRKSCRVINS; via the exons ATGAAGATGTCATCATTTAGATGGAATTGTTGTTACTTTTTGCTAATCAACATATTCCTGTTGAATTTGACAGTAAGATCCCAACTTACAACAGACTTTTATAACTCATCATGTCCTAACCTTTTCAAAATAGTAAGGAAAGAGGTTGTAAAAGCTCTTATCAATGAGATGCGAATGGGTGCTTCTTTGCTTCGTCTTCATTTTCATGACTGCTTTGTGAAT GGTTGTGATGGATCGGTACTATTAGATGGTGGTGAAGATAGTGAAAAATCTGCTCTTCCTAACGTGAACTCTCTTAGAGGATTTGATGTTATTGATACAATCAAAAGCTCGGTGGAGAATGCGTGTAATGGGACTGTCTCATGTGCTGATATACTAACCATAGCTGCCAGAGATTCTGTTTCTCTT AGTGGTGGTCCATCATGGAAAGTTCTGTTGGGAAGAAGAGATGGAACAATCTCAAATGGATCTCTGGCAAATTTGGTGATTCCTTCTCCATTTGATCCAATGGATACTATTGTTTCAAAGTTTACTAATGCCGGACTAAATCTCACAGATGTTGTTTCTTTGTCAG GTGCTCATACAATTGGGAGAGCAAGGTGTGCACTTTTCAGCAATAGATTGTTCAATTTTTCTGGAACAGGTTCACCAGACAGTACGCTAGACACTACCATGCTCACTGACCTACAGAATTTGTGTCCCCAAAATGGAGATGGAAATGCAACTGCTGTTCTTGATAGGAACTCAACTGATTTATTTGACAATCACTACTTTAAGAACTTGCTCAATGGAAAGGGCCTTCTTAGTTCTGACcagattttgttttcttctgaTGAAGCCAATTCAACTACTAAGCCTTTAGTTCAAAGCTATATCAACAATGGTTCACTTTTCTTTGGAGACTTTGTCAAGTCTATGATCAGGATGGGGAATATAAATCCAAAAGTGGGGTCTGATGGAGAGATTAGGAAGAGTTGCAGAGTTATAAATTCATAG